The following coding sequences lie in one Arachis ipaensis cultivar K30076 chromosome B03, Araip1.1, whole genome shotgun sequence genomic window:
- the LOC107634140 gene encoding uncharacterized protein LOC107634140, which translates to MYRSMDYHTHITNVRRSPSILSDVPRYPNAHLAFKKTVSEDDDAVEGSYGRRHHHDDFPETHERVDVVEKVDDQCYPAPKRGFELQKWKTFRP; encoded by the coding sequence ATGTATAGATCAATGGACTACCACACTCACATCACCAATGTCCGAAGGAGCCCAAGCATCCTAAGTGATGTTCCTCGATACCCTAATGCACACCTTGCCTTCAAGAAAACCGTCTCCGAGGATGACGACGCGGTGGAAGGATCCTACGGCCGCCGCCACCACCACGACGACTTCCCCGAGACCCATGAGAGGGTTGATGTGGTAGAGAAAGTTGATGATCAATGCTACCCTGCTCCAAAGAGGGGATTTGAGTTGCAAAAGTGGAAGACCTTCAGGCCTTAA
- the LOC107629389 gene encoding pachytene checkpoint protein 2 homolog has translation MATATSPTVPMEEEDDVTATATATNQNLQTHQNGVVPSSPMLPVSDDKILLPVEVCLKPSSTASIRDVRSAIERMLEKRSLSYCDGPIPLPMDEPFLADNVHRICICDTDEGMHNDNVLLFWQVKPVVHVFQLSEEGPCEDISSDGQSSSFNEWILPAKEFDGMWESLIFESGLKQRLLRYAASALLFTEKGVDPFLVSWNRIILLHGPPGTGKTSLCKALAQKLSIRFNSRFPQCQLIEVNAHSLFSKWFSESGKLVAKLFQKIQEMVEEESNLVFVLIDEVESLAAARKAAISGSEPSDSIRVVNALLTQIDKLKSSPNVIILTTSNITAAIDIAFVDRADIKAYIGPPTLQARYEILRSCLQELMRTGILTSLQGCDNTTLPSYASAKDRSSAPDFHEVTASMQLCNQLLETAKACEGMSGRSLRKLPFLAHAALANPFHCNPIKFLCTMIETAKRERSELPD, from the exons ATGGCTACTGCGACTTCTCCCACTGTTCctatggaagaagaagatgacgtCACAGCCACAGCCACAGCCACAAACCAAAACCTTCAAACTCATCAAAACGGCGTCGTTCCTTCTTCTCCCATGCTTCCCGTTTCCGACGACAAAATCCTTCTCCCTG TTGAGGTCTGCTTGAAGCCTTCCAGCACTGCTTCTATCCGTGACGTTCGTTCCGCTATCGAAAG GATGCTTGAGAAGAGGAGTTTGAGCTATTGTGATGGCCCCATTCCTCTCCCCATGGACGAGCCCTTTCTCGCCGACAACGTCCACAGAATTTGTATTTGTGACACAG ATGAAGGGATGCACAATGATAATGTTCTTTTGTTCTGGCAAGTCAAGCCAGTTGTCCATGTCTTTCAG CTTAGCGAGGAAGGACCATGTGAGGATATAAGCTCTGATGGCCAGAGTTCCAGCTTCAATGAATGGATTCTTCCTGCAAAAGAATTTGATGGCATGTGGGAAAG TTTAATATTCGAATCTGGTCTAAAGCAAAGGTTGTTACGTTATGCAGCTAGTGCTTTGCTCTTTACTGAAAAAGGTGTTGATCCATTCCTTGTTTCATGGAATCG CATAATTCTTCTACATGGACCCCCTGGGACTGGAAAGACTTCGTTGTGTAAAGCATTAGCTCAGAAATTATCGATTCGATTCAATTCAAG ATTCCCACAGTGCCAGCTTATTGAAGTGAATGCACATTCTTTATTCAGTAAATGGTTTTCTGAAAGTGGCAAGCTG GTTGCGAAACTTTTCCAAAAGATTCAAGAAATGGTAGAGGAAGAAAGCAATCTAGTATTTGTTTTGATTG ATGAAGTCGAAAGCCTTGCTGCGGCCAGGAAAGCTGCTATATCCGGTTCAGAACCTTCAGATTCTATTCGG GTTGTAAATGCATTACTAACTCAGATTGACAAGTTAAAATCATCTCCAAATGTGATAATTCTAACCACATCCAACATAACTGCTGCTATTG ATATTGCTTTTGTCGACCGAGCTGATATTAAAGCATATATTGGTCCCCCGACACTTCAAGCTCGATATGAAATATTAAGGTCTTGCTTGCAGGAATTGATGCGTACGGGGATCTTAACTAGTTTACAG GGTTGTGATAACACCACACTTCCAAGTTATGCCAGTGCAAAGGATAGGTCGAGTGCACCGGATTTTCATGAGGTTACTGCATCCATGCAACTATGCAACCAACTTCTTGAAACTGCCAAGGCCTGTGAG GGAATGAGTGGGAGGTCCTTGAGAAAGCTTCCATTTTTGGCACATGCTGCCCTTGCCAATCCTTTCCATTGCAACCCTATTAAGTTCTTATGTACAATGATTGAAACGGCAAAGAGGGAGCGTTCTGAGCTTCCTGACTAA
- the LOC107629388 gene encoding uncharacterized protein LOC107629388: MLVHRERESLEGGGDGVSFGEGGIMDSLEMLPLDFPLLDDDFMSSFIAREIGNVNWEALLNEEAARLRGSEATNKEEGGDFVFDFDDDDDDALSEEFSVFNYTDEDDDSQSLIRCRICDLELDFPTPHCNSETFDPANMVCPVCDEKLGETAARKFISLKKSKSRKSIVSSGESSMRDKKLAARASQHEPTHGSFFSSCAQNRSSSHRRVDSISNASDISSTESSVIGSPALTPAMTDDEENVEERRLRASFAQKLVLSTMI, translated from the exons ATGCTGGTTCACAGAGAAAGAGAGAGCTTGgagggtggtggtgatggtgttaGTTTTGGTGAAGGTGGCATTATGGACAGTCTTGAAATGCTTCCATTGGATTTTCCATTGCTGGATGATGATTTTATGAGTTCTTTTATTGCTAGAGAGATTGGGAATGTTAATTGGGAAGCTCTTCTTAATGAAGAAGCTGCTAGGCTTCGAGGTTCTGAGGcaacaaacaaagaagaaggaggcgattttgtttttgattttgatgatgatgacgatgatgccCTTTCTG AAGAATTTTCAGTGTTCAATTACACTGATGAGGACGACGATTCCCAATCTCTTATCCGTTGTCGCATCTGTGATCTTGAGCTTGATTTTCCTACACCCCACTGCAATTCGGAGACCTTCGATCCAGCTAATATG GTTTGTCCTGTTTGTGATGAAAAGTTGGGGGAGACTGCAGCAAGGAAATTCATCTCACTAAAG AAGTCGAAGTCTAGGAAATCCATTGTCAGCTCTGGCGAATCGTCTATGCGTGACAAGAAACTTGCTGCCAGGGCTAGCCAACATGAACCAACACATGGTTCATTTTTCTCGTCGTGTGCTCAAAACCGGAGCAGTAGCCATCGTCGTGTGGATTCCATCAGCAATGCCTCAGACATTTCATCCACAGAAAG CTCTGTGATAGGTTCACCAGCACTAACACCAGCTATGACTGATGATGAGGAGAATGTTGAAGAGAGAAGGCTGAGAGCATCTTTTGCTCAAAAATTAGTACTATCAACTATGATCTAA